A DNA window from Ensifer sp. WSM1721 contains the following coding sequences:
- a CDS encoding polysaccharide biosynthesis tyrosine autokinase, whose protein sequence is MTTFVSDGSLSARAHYRESVELAVQRNGNSVGLLDAWALVKRRIRLLASVIVGCTLLSAIASYTLPKTYNASSEVVLERKDVRPFATDASLTSLDRDRSAAETEMDVLQSRQFAGRVVDRLNLIENPSFNPHARGAKQPPDDGGGVLGNFRRVIGIDRSPNRARNPPDLEAQRDRAISSLLSLFSVSRTGESLAVRITVSNPNPKLAQEIANTIATLYVESSLEFKQDERIADKQRALNTGGAVGFLRQSMTQPLLVTLRSEEARLLQSKAELAAKFGKNHPRMLDADSQIAGVRRMIEDEVRRILLDLEAESLKPSARIVSAAELPNSPSFPKADIIIPAAFTGSTLLAFLLALLLETTDTRIRSGQRVAQLLRLPNLGYVPRLPKHLSSRGTKRSSCIPDWSNVTSAEAERSIYMASRFSDAKQLHRVVMITSCHHNIANASTAWGIATAAAADGRPTAFVNLDFRQHGVAYLKSVGRSPELVERYLTNEATLSEAVQTIPSLPGFGFIDATRVMTDPFRLMDSDKLCALIQALKQSGYDFVVLHAPPVLASGDATWLAPFVDGVILMVSWGETTEDQLLASVSQLRMNHAPLIGTVINQVNPEIHKRHRYGGFVITSKRVPASGWIRSHYRGNGKIADHPGTETNTSPMVSANATHHSSSSTV, encoded by the coding sequence ATGACGACATTCGTTTCTGATGGCAGCCTATCTGCTCGTGCTCACTACCGGGAAAGTGTCGAGCTTGCGGTTCAGCGCAATGGGAATTCGGTTGGTCTGCTGGATGCTTGGGCGCTCGTCAAACGGCGAATACGACTTCTTGCTTCAGTGATCGTCGGCTGTACGTTGCTCTCTGCTATAGCGTCATACACGCTCCCGAAAACGTATAACGCCAGTTCAGAAGTGGTGCTCGAGCGGAAGGATGTTCGACCATTTGCCACTGACGCTTCTTTGACATCGCTTGACCGCGATCGCTCGGCGGCAGAAACCGAAATGGATGTTTTGCAATCCAGGCAGTTTGCTGGCCGCGTAGTCGACAGATTGAATCTCATCGAGAATCCGAGCTTCAACCCGCATGCTCGCGGCGCCAAACAACCACCCGACGACGGTGGCGGGGTTCTTGGAAATTTCCGAAGAGTAATCGGGATCGATCGATCGCCTAATCGCGCGAGAAATCCACCGGATCTGGAAGCTCAACGGGACCGCGCAATCTCCTCACTACTATCCTTGTTCAGCGTTAGCCGGACCGGGGAGAGTCTGGCCGTAAGAATTACGGTATCAAACCCAAATCCTAAACTTGCTCAGGAAATCGCGAATACGATTGCTACTCTGTATGTGGAATCCTCGCTCGAGTTCAAGCAGGACGAGCGGATCGCAGACAAGCAACGCGCCCTTAATACGGGCGGGGCCGTGGGATTCCTTCGGCAAAGCATGACGCAACCGCTTTTGGTGACGTTGCGGTCCGAAGAGGCTCGACTGCTGCAAAGCAAAGCGGAGCTCGCTGCGAAGTTTGGCAAGAATCACCCGCGGATGCTTGATGCAGATTCGCAAATTGCGGGCGTGCGCAGGATGATCGAAGACGAGGTTCGTCGTATTTTGTTGGACCTCGAGGCGGAATCTTTGAAGCCAAGTGCTCGAATTGTATCGGCGGCGGAACTTCCGAATTCACCGTCATTTCCTAAGGCGGATATCATTATTCCGGCGGCTTTCACCGGTTCGACTTTGTTGGCCTTCTTGCTTGCGCTCCTGCTTGAAACAACCGACACGCGGATCCGCAGCGGACAGCGAGTCGCGCAGCTCTTGCGATTGCCCAACTTAGGCTACGTGCCAAGGCTTCCGAAGCATCTCTCGTCGCGCGGGACTAAGCGGTCCTCATGTATACCGGACTGGAGCAATGTGACCTCTGCAGAAGCAGAGCGGTCGATCTATATGGCTTCCCGTTTCTCAGACGCTAAACAACTGCACCGCGTTGTGATGATCACGTCTTGCCATCACAACATTGCAAACGCATCGACAGCTTGGGGGATTGCAACTGCTGCAGCAGCAGACGGTCGCCCAACCGCTTTCGTGAACCTGGATTTCCGTCAACACGGCGTTGCTTACTTGAAAAGCGTGGGGCGTTCGCCCGAACTTGTCGAGCGCTATCTCACGAATGAAGCAACCCTATCTGAGGCGGTGCAGACAATTCCTAGCTTGCCTGGGTTCGGCTTTATTGACGCGACGCGAGTAATGACGGACCCGTTCAGATTAATGGATTCTGACAAACTCTGTGCGCTGATCCAGGCGCTCAAGCAGAGCGGGTATGATTTCGTTGTGCTTCACGCTCCACCTGTCCTCGCTTCAGGGGACGCAACTTGGCTCGCGCCCTTTGTTGATGGAGTCATCCTTATGGTTTCTTGGGGGGAGACAACCGAGGATCAGTTGTTGGCTAGTGTTTCGCAACTCCGGATGAACCATGCGCCACTGATCGGCACCGTAATCAACCAAGTTAATCCTGAAATTCATAAACGCCACCGGTACGGAGGCTTTGTCATAACATCGAAGCGAGTTCCGGCGAGCGGTTGGATCAGGAGCCATTACCGTGGCAATGGTAAAATCGCTGACCATCCGGGCACAGAAACGAACACCTCGCCGATGGTTTCGGCGAACGCTACGCACCATTCTTCGTCGAGCACAGTGTAA